One region of Niallia sp. Man26 genomic DNA includes:
- a CDS encoding TetR/AcrR family transcriptional regulator, which translates to MKKDDLKVAALKHFTQSGYEGASLSKIAEEVGIKKSSIYSHFSSKDALFLEVLREAKAAEIEMKQAYFSETENSSPKTFLYSYLVAVKQMFEENQSLKFWLRMSFFPPSHLYETILDEVLEVEVLQENMLEQSFRKWLDEDLITGPDARSLTIAYTGILMSIMVELVYDHTEKKAEEKLEACWKIYWQALDKREGIA; encoded by the coding sequence GTGAAAAAAGACGATTTAAAGGTAGCAGCCCTTAAGCATTTCACACAGTCTGGCTATGAAGGAGCTTCCCTTTCGAAAATTGCCGAAGAGGTCGGTATAAAAAAATCTTCCATTTATTCACACTTCAGCAGTAAAGACGCTTTGTTTCTTGAGGTACTTAGAGAGGCGAAAGCAGCTGAAATTGAGATGAAGCAAGCTTATTTCAGCGAGACGGAAAATAGTAGTCCGAAAACATTTTTATATAGCTATTTAGTAGCAGTTAAGCAAATGTTTGAAGAAAACCAAAGCTTGAAGTTTTGGCTGCGCATGAGCTTCTTTCCGCCAAGCCATCTATATGAAACGATTTTAGATGAGGTGCTTGAGGTAGAAGTACTCCAAGAAAACATGCTTGAGCAATCTTTCAGAAAATGGCTGGACGAAGATTTAATTACAGGACCTGACGCAAGGTCGTTGACTATTGCTTATACAGGTATTCTAATGAGTATTATGGTTGAGCTCGTTTATGACCATACAGAAAAAAAAGCAGAAGAAAAGCTCGAGGCTTGCTGGAAGATTTATTGGCAGGCATTGGACAAGAGAGAGGGAATCGCCTGA
- a CDS encoding DoxX family protein, producing MKNANIGIAIIRVVLGAIFFAHGLSKFQGGLENTAGFFSSLGLPGFSAYIVAGIELIGGALIILGLATRIIAALFAAIMVVAIATVNLQNGFVGGYEFDLALLAMSLLLVLNKEQAYAVENVILSSKRKEQNV from the coding sequence ATGAAAAACGCAAATATCGGAATCGCTATTATTCGAGTAGTTTTAGGTGCGATATTTTTCGCTCATGGACTGTCTAAATTCCAAGGAGGACTGGAAAATACAGCTGGCTTCTTCAGCAGTTTAGGTTTACCAGGCTTCTCTGCTTACATTGTCGCTGGTATAGAATTAATCGGCGGTGCTCTTATTATTCTTGGTCTTGCTACAAGAATCATTGCTGCATTATTTGCTGCTATCATGGTAGTCGCAATTGCAACAGTTAATCTGCAAAATGGATTTGTCGGCGGATATGAATTCGATTTGGCTTTGCTTGCAATGTCTCTGCTATTAGTTTTAAATAAAGAACAGGCATATGCTGTAGAAAATGTTATACTATCTAGTAAGAGGAAAGAACAGAATGTTTAA
- a CDS encoding YueH family protein encodes MAIVLDTNLGQKDTELYITRTEDGRVIVAIPTIHWSAELQLSDDEVKQNEYIQASLQFHMYEGDITELADKILEHTAKC; translated from the coding sequence ATGGCTATTGTATTAGACACAAATTTAGGCCAGAAAGATACGGAGCTTTATATAACCCGTACGGAAGATGGACGAGTTATAGTAGCAATTCCAACCATCCATTGGTCTGCAGAGTTACAGCTAAGCGATGACGAAGTGAAACAAAATGAATATATTCAAGCCTCTCTTCAATTTCACATGTATGAAGGCGACATAACCGAATTGGCTGATAAGATACTTGAGCATACTGCAAAATGCTAA
- a CDS encoding erythromycin esterase family protein yields the protein MIKINKQIENIQKHSKPFHTIDDLAPLIKKAGKAKYVLLGEATHGTSEFYSLRAEITKKLIEDHGFSFVAVEGDWPSCFEANSYIKNRSTADRAEDVLGHFNRWPTWMWANQEIIPLLEWLKNYNSKQDSDKMAGFYGLDVYSLWESMEAIIQYLQKTNSPHIDKALKAIECFEPYNRKPQTYGMSAALLGESCRQEVLDVLQSIRKHSESNSEEQLSLEINSLVSKNAENYYKTMITDDQESWNIRDHHMVEALSNISKFHGSEAKGIIWEHNTHIGDARATTMELEGLENVGQITREKFGKENIFSVGFGTYTGTVIAAEKWGAPFEIMPLPKAMRGSWEELLHRAGAHDKFLIFTDENKHLFEERVGHRAVGVVYHPEYEKYGNYVPSSISERYDSFIHVDKTQALSPLPVEVKEE from the coding sequence CTGATAAAAATCAACAAGCAGATTGAAAATATTCAAAAGCATAGTAAACCTTTTCACACTATTGATGATCTCGCCCCACTAATTAAAAAAGCAGGAAAAGCAAAATATGTCTTGCTTGGGGAAGCAACACACGGCACGTCAGAGTTTTATTCCCTTCGAGCTGAAATTACGAAAAAACTGATTGAAGACCACGGTTTTTCTTTTGTTGCTGTTGAAGGAGACTGGCCCTCTTGCTTTGAGGCTAATAGTTATATTAAGAATCGTTCAACAGCCGATCGGGCAGAAGATGTGCTAGGCCATTTTAACCGCTGGCCGACTTGGATGTGGGCCAATCAAGAAATCATCCCACTCCTTGAATGGCTCAAAAACTACAATAGCAAGCAAGATTCAGACAAAATGGCAGGTTTTTATGGCTTGGATGTCTACAGTCTGTGGGAATCTATGGAGGCCATTATTCAATATCTGCAAAAAACAAATTCGCCACATATTGATAAAGCTTTAAAAGCGATTGAATGCTTTGAGCCGTATAATCGGAAACCACAAACATACGGAATGTCAGCTGCTCTTTTAGGGGAAAGCTGCCGACAGGAAGTGCTTGACGTGCTGCAATCCATCCGCAAGCACAGTGAGTCAAATTCAGAGGAGCAGCTAAGTCTTGAAATCAATTCATTAGTTTCCAAAAATGCCGAAAACTATTATAAAACAATGATTACAGATGACCAGGAATCATGGAATATCCGAGATCATCATATGGTTGAAGCATTATCAAACATCAGCAAATTTCATGGCAGTGAAGCAAAAGGAATCATCTGGGAGCATAATACCCATATTGGTGATGCCCGGGCAACAACCATGGAGTTAGAAGGCTTAGAAAATGTCGGTCAAATCACTCGTGAAAAATTTGGCAAGGAAAACATCTTTTCAGTCGGGTTTGGGACATATACTGGAACGGTGATTGCTGCCGAAAAATGGGGAGCGCCCTTTGAAATCATGCCGTTGCCAAAAGCAATGCGCGGCAGCTGGGAAGAGCTGCTGCATCGGGCAGGTGCGCATGATAAATTCCTAATTTTCACAGATGAAAACAAGCATCTTTTTGAAGAACGAGTAGGACATCGAGCAGTTGGTGTCGTGTATCATCCTGAATATGAAAAATACGGCAACTATGTGCCCTCCAGCATTTCCGAACGTTACGACAGCTTTATTCATGTAGATAAAACGCAGGCTCTCTCCCCTTTGCCTGTTGAAGTAAAAGAAGAGTAA
- a CDS encoding SDR family NAD(P)-dependent oxidoreductase, translated as MKLTGNTILLTGGGSGIGLAFAERFLKRDNTVIIVGRNEAKLEEAKKAYPGLITKSCDLTDEQSRIDLAQWVLTEYPSLNVLVNNAGIQQRVNLKNAAESWSYYEKEITSNLNAPIHLTLLLADHLIRKDNAAIMNVTSGLSLTPGVWVPIYSATKAGLRSFTKSLRLQFEDAGVEVIEVLPPAVNTALGGAGLHTFGAPLDDFANGIFEGLELGLTEIAYGGAADRLHATIKENDEQTAKVWAGFKQNNPDF; from the coding sequence ATGAAGCTGACTGGTAATACAATCCTGCTTACAGGTGGAGGCTCAGGTATAGGACTTGCCTTTGCCGAGCGCTTTCTGAAGCGAGACAATACAGTCATTATTGTGGGCAGAAATGAAGCAAAATTAGAGGAAGCAAAAAAAGCGTATCCAGGACTTATAACGAAATCCTGCGACTTGACGGATGAGCAGTCCCGGATTGATTTGGCTCAATGGGTTCTTACAGAATACCCGTCTTTGAATGTTTTAGTGAACAATGCGGGTATCCAGCAGCGAGTAAATTTAAAAAATGCAGCAGAGTCATGGAGCTATTATGAAAAAGAAATCACTTCTAATTTAAACGCTCCGATTCATTTGACACTGCTGCTTGCAGACCATTTAATCAGAAAAGACAATGCAGCAATCATGAATGTCACTTCTGGACTGTCTCTTACTCCAGGTGTATGGGTGCCGATATACAGTGCTACAAAAGCAGGTTTACGGTCCTTCACAAAGTCGTTGCGCCTTCAATTCGAAGACGCTGGTGTTGAAGTAATCGAAGTGCTGCCGCCAGCTGTCAATACAGCTTTAGGAGGGGCGGGACTTCATACATTCGGTGCTCCGCTTGACGATTTTGCGAATGGAATTTTTGAAGGATTAGAATTGGGCTTAACTGAAATTGCTTACGGAGGAGCTGCTGATCGCCTTCATGCAACCATTAAAGAAAATGATGAACAAACAGCGAAAGTTTGGGCTGGTTTTAAGCAAAACAATCCTGACTTTTAA
- a CDS encoding class I SAM-dependent methyltransferase: MSNFEEYENPERYDAENEAYKPELPLLSEYAKLVCGPITDLACGTGRTAIPLAELGFSVTGIDIQKNMLNRAKEKGAQRNVSINWLHADLTDFKLAEKSKLLYMVGNSFQHFLTNEDQDNLLKCVTASLQEGGYFIFDTRFPCKEELLQPVTEEYWKTYKEHKSGLSVQLSTISHYDGVRQIQHYVTIRKFIKENGEVQKESRTNIKLRYVYPQELKRLLASHQLEMVAIYEDWNKTPLKNGSQNMICICRK, translated from the coding sequence ATGAGCAATTTTGAAGAATATGAAAACCCTGAACGATACGACGCGGAAAATGAAGCATATAAACCAGAGCTGCCGTTATTATCGGAATATGCCAAGCTTGTCTGTGGCCCAATAACTGATCTTGCATGCGGAACAGGACGAACTGCCATTCCTCTGGCAGAATTAGGGTTTTCGGTGACAGGCATTGATATCCAAAAGAATATGCTAAACCGCGCCAAGGAGAAAGGCGCTCAGCGGAATGTATCAATTAATTGGCTGCATGCAGATTTAACGGACTTTAAACTAGCAGAAAAAAGCAAGCTTCTGTACATGGTCGGCAATTCCTTTCAGCATTTTTTGACAAATGAAGATCAGGATAACTTGCTCAAATGTGTCACAGCTTCCCTCCAAGAAGGAGGCTATTTCATCTTTGATACCAGATTTCCATGCAAAGAAGAATTGCTTCAGCCTGTTACAGAGGAATATTGGAAAACATATAAAGAACACAAAAGCGGTCTGTCCGTTCAGCTTTCTACCATCAGCCATTATGATGGTGTAAGACAAATTCAGCATTATGTAACAATCCGTAAATTTATCAAGGAAAACGGGGAAGTGCAAAAAGAAAGCAGAACGAATATTAAGCTACGCTATGTGTACCCGCAGGAGCTGAAACGACTGTTAGCTAGTCATCAGCTTGAAATGGTTGCTATATATGAGGATTGGAACAAAACCCCTTTAAAAAACGGCAGCCAGAACATGATTTGTATTTGCAGGAAATAA
- a CDS encoding GNAT family N-acetyltransferase has product MSYLFTSERLGFRFLTDEDLKACESFWGSEEVMAYTGGSIEAALLPQVIHFYEQTHQDFGVSVYAVEELATGRIIGAAGFDLEAKSEDIELIFHFIKDVWGQGYGAEAAVACIQYAAEVYEPKSIIAKASVENRHALNVLGRIGFSYLGINYSEDIEQDEALFQLVL; this is encoded by the coding sequence ATGAGTTATCTATTTACAAGTGAAAGGCTTGGCTTCCGCTTTTTGACTGATGAGGACCTAAAAGCATGCGAGTCATTTTGGGGCAGTGAAGAAGTTATGGCTTATACAGGTGGAAGCATTGAGGCAGCCTTACTGCCGCAAGTTATTCATTTCTATGAACAAACACACCAGGATTTTGGTGTTTCTGTATATGCTGTAGAAGAATTAGCGACAGGACGAATCATCGGTGCAGCAGGTTTTGATTTAGAAGCAAAATCAGAGGACATCGAGCTTATCTTCCATTTTATTAAAGATGTTTGGGGGCAAGGATACGGAGCTGAAGCAGCTGTTGCTTGTATTCAATATGCAGCAGAAGTGTATGAACCAAAAAGTATCATCGCCAAAGCAAGTGTTGAAAATAGACATGCTTTAAATGTTCTAGGCAGAATTGGCTTCTCTTACTTAGGAATTAATTATTCAGAAGACATCGAACAAGATGAGGCACTTTTCCAGCTTGTTTTGTAA
- a CDS encoding DinB family protein codes for MYSLFQYNWQVRDEWLKWCETLPEAELLQKRTGGVQGILVTLVHIIDVEYSWIAALSGKNADEFTLVDYNSLLKVKTLSDRMKQEIEEILTAQLAKDLHEHIKVPWNKETFTRGEIINHCIAHEIHHIGQLSVWARELGIAPVNPNFIGRGLF; via the coding sequence ATGTATTCATTATTCCAATATAATTGGCAAGTGCGAGATGAATGGCTGAAGTGGTGTGAAACCTTGCCGGAAGCAGAGCTCCTCCAGAAAAGAACGGGAGGAGTGCAAGGAATTCTCGTAACACTCGTTCATATTATCGATGTAGAATATAGCTGGATAGCAGCTCTTAGCGGCAAGAATGCAGATGAGTTTACGCTGGTTGACTATAACAGTCTTTTGAAGGTAAAGACATTATCGGATAGAATGAAGCAGGAGATAGAGGAGATACTGACAGCACAGCTTGCTAAAGACCTGCATGAGCATATTAAAGTACCATGGAATAAGGAGACATTTACAAGAGGCGAAATTATTAACCATTGTATCGCCCACGAGATTCATCATATCGGCCAGTTGTCTGTGTGGGCCCGTGAACTAGGAATAGCGCCAGTTAATCCTAATTTTATCGGCAGAGGATTATTCTAA
- a CDS encoding multidrug efflux SMR transporter: MNRHWIMVLAAGLMEVVWVSGLKHANSVIEWAGTIAAIIISFVVLIYATRYLPVGTVYAVFTGLGTMGTVIAEMVFFGEPFRIIKLVLVVVLLVGVVGLKLVTDENSTEGEGS; this comes from the coding sequence ATGAATCGACATTGGATAATGGTGCTTGCCGCAGGCTTAATGGAGGTTGTGTGGGTGTCCGGCTTAAAGCATGCCAACAGCGTAATAGAGTGGGCAGGCACTATCGCTGCAATTATCATCAGCTTTGTCGTGCTAATATATGCGACAAGATATCTGCCAGTAGGAACGGTATATGCTGTATTTACAGGCCTAGGCACAATGGGGACGGTCATTGCGGAAATGGTCTTTTTCGGTGAACCATTCCGCATCATAAAGCTCGTGCTTGTTGTTGTATTACTTGTAGGAGTCGTCGGCTTAAAGCTAGTCACAGACGAAAACAGCACAGAAGGGGAAGGATCATAA
- a CDS encoding glycoside hydrolase family 43 protein produces the protein MKRKGKKFLFKIALLVLVACFSITSSASASFWNLTGDLQIHDPSIIKEGNTWYTFGTGSPNGIRVLRSDNGTNWYQAPTIFPTAPAWWANYVPNYEKNQWAPDISYYNGRYWLYYSVSSFGSNTSLIGLLSTPSISSGQWRDDGLVIRSTSSNNYNAIDGDLVIDKDGNPWMSFGSFWSGIKLTRLDKTTMKPTGSLYSIASRPNNNGAVEAPNIVYRNGYYYLFVSFDSCCQGVNSTYKMAVGRSTSITGPYVDKNGVNMLNGGGTIFDTGNDRWKGPGHSDILNNNIIVRHSYDALNNGMPTMLINDLYWDSSGWPTY, from the coding sequence ATGAAAAGGAAAGGGAAAAAATTTTTGTTTAAAATTGCTTTACTTGTCCTTGTTGCTTGCTTCTCTATCACTAGCTCAGCGTCAGCCAGCTTTTGGAATTTAACAGGAGATTTGCAAATACATGATCCGTCTATCATAAAAGAAGGCAACACATGGTATACATTTGGAACTGGAAGCCCAAATGGCATTAGAGTGCTTCGTTCAGATAACGGCACAAACTGGTATCAAGCGCCGACGATTTTCCCGACTGCTCCAGCATGGTGGGCTAATTATGTGCCTAACTATGAGAAAAACCAATGGGCACCAGATATCAGCTACTATAATGGAAGATACTGGCTGTATTATTCTGTATCTTCCTTTGGTTCTAACACATCGTTAATCGGATTGCTTTCCACACCAAGTATCTCGTCCGGACAATGGCGCGATGATGGTCTTGTTATCCGTTCCACTTCGTCGAATAATTATAACGCAATCGACGGCGATCTTGTCATTGACAAAGATGGAAATCCATGGATGTCATTCGGATCATTTTGGAGTGGCATCAAGCTGACTCGTCTTGACAAGACAACGATGAAGCCGACAGGCAGTTTGTATTCCATTGCATCAAGGCCGAATAATAATGGTGCAGTTGAAGCGCCAAATATCGTTTACCGTAACGGTTATTACTATTTATTTGTATCCTTTGACAGCTGCTGTCAAGGTGTGAACAGCACATATAAAATGGCGGTTGGCCGTTCTACATCAATTACTGGACCTTATGTAGATAAGAATGGTGTCAATATGTTAAATGGTGGCGGTACGATTTTTGATACAGGCAATGACCGTTGGAAAGGGCCGGGTCATTCTGATATTTTGAACAATAACATCATTGTCCGTCATTCCTATGATGCACTGAACAATGGTATGCCGACAATGCTGATCAATGATTTGTATTGGGATTCAAGCGGTTGGCCAACCTATTAG
- a CDS encoding DUF1775 domain-containing protein encodes MIHTKRKLTAFLVAFAAVFFIALPASAHVTVKPTSSTTEAWETYTVKIPVEKDINTNKVAIKIPETVDFKMYEPVEGWNVTTETNDDDKVTTVTWEAANDDAAIKPGEYRQFSFTAQNPAEAGDVAWDAFQYYTDGSIVEWTGDEDADLPHSVTEIAASTATTDSHGHTHEDEAETDEADAGDEDQAGSSTSTILSIAAIVISVIAIIMTFMRRK; translated from the coding sequence ATGATACATACGAAAAGAAAGCTAACGGCGTTTTTAGTCGCGTTTGCGGCAGTTTTCTTCATTGCACTTCCAGCGAGCGCACATGTTACCGTAAAACCTACTTCTTCTACAACAGAGGCATGGGAAACGTATACGGTTAAAATACCTGTTGAAAAGGATATTAATACAAATAAAGTTGCTATCAAGATTCCTGAGACTGTAGATTTCAAAATGTATGAGCCTGTTGAGGGTTGGAATGTAACTACAGAGACTAATGATGATGATAAAGTAACTACTGTTACATGGGAAGCTGCAAATGATGATGCAGCGATTAAACCGGGCGAATACCGCCAATTCAGCTTTACTGCGCAAAACCCTGCTGAAGCAGGGGACGTTGCATGGGATGCATTCCAATACTATACAGATGGAAGCATCGTTGAATGGACTGGGGATGAGGATGCAGACCTACCGCACTCTGTGACAGAAATTGCTGCTTCAACAGCAACAACAGACAGCCACGGACACACACATGAAGATGAAGCTGAAACGGATGAAGCAGATGCAGGTGATGAGGACCAAGCTGGCTCTTCGACTAGCACAATCTTATCCATTGCTGCGATTGTTATATCAGTGATCGCCATTATCATGACATTTATGAGAAGAAAATAA
- a CDS encoding VTT domain-containing protein, with the protein MLYELEIFHAIRNGKLEEFTAYYRNNEIYALILSLIIMIVQNSFTIIPLILVITINYYAFGFFYGFLWSWVSSIIAAVVVFIAVRYWFQDFVQKKAHGEALKKIEDKGGHYVFYARIFPLFPTSILNILAAVTTISLKGFVTGTAIGNFLYFFVLSLIPYGFLSTDINPILIVLIIVVITAGLYFVQKQRKNKVKTSSNPK; encoded by the coding sequence TTGTTATATGAACTCGAAATTTTTCATGCAATCAGAAACGGGAAGCTGGAGGAATTTACAGCTTATTATCGAAATAACGAGATTTATGCACTTATTTTAAGTTTAATTATCATGATTGTACAAAATAGCTTTACAATCATACCGTTAATTCTTGTCATTACCATTAATTACTATGCCTTTGGCTTTTTTTATGGATTTCTTTGGAGCTGGGTATCAAGTATTATTGCGGCAGTTGTTGTATTTATAGCTGTTCGCTATTGGTTTCAGGATTTTGTCCAAAAAAAAGCGCATGGCGAAGCACTTAAGAAGATCGAGGATAAAGGTGGTCATTATGTGTTTTATGCACGGATATTTCCGCTTTTCCCTACAAGCATATTAAATATATTGGCTGCAGTAACAACTATCTCTCTTAAAGGGTTTGTAACAGGAACAGCTATCGGTAACTTTTTGTACTTTTTTGTTTTGTCTTTAATACCATACGGCTTTTTGTCAACCGATATTAATCCGATTTTAATCGTACTGATCATCGTAGTAATTACAGCCGGCCTTTATTTCGTGCAAAAGCAAAGGAAAAATAAAGTAAAAACTTCATCTAATCCAAAATAA
- a CDS encoding AraC family transcriptional regulator: MTWLEGLQKALDYIEDHLDEELSTAEIAKQACLSSFHFQRTFSVLTDTTVGEYIRRRRLSAAGQELMNKDLRVIDAAIKYGYESPEAFTKAFRKQHGITPSAIRSGKGKLTIYNPFAIQIVLKGAEPMNVKIVHMDEFQAIGKKQSYSYKEGENLKGIPLFWEEANRDGTIDSLAEWNDGCVKGILGICAEITSSTKDMDYWIAVATTKDKAEGFETITIPQSKWAVFEVHGPMPHSMQNTWKQIYAEWFPKSGYIQTNSPQLEVYGEGKPDSEDYYSEIWIPVDRS, from the coding sequence GTGACATGGCTGGAAGGATTGCAAAAGGCGCTTGATTATATCGAGGATCATCTTGATGAAGAGCTTTCGACAGCAGAAATTGCTAAGCAGGCTTGTCTGTCTTCATTCCACTTTCAGCGGACGTTCTCTGTACTGACAGACACAACTGTCGGAGAGTATATCCGGAGAAGGCGGTTGTCTGCTGCCGGGCAGGAGTTGATGAATAAAGATTTAAGAGTGATTGATGCAGCAATCAAATATGGTTATGAGTCTCCTGAGGCATTTACGAAGGCTTTTCGCAAGCAGCACGGAATAACACCAAGCGCTATCCGCAGCGGAAAGGGGAAGCTTACGATTTACAATCCTTTTGCTATACAAATCGTTTTGAAGGGAGCAGAACCAATGAATGTAAAGATTGTCCATATGGATGAGTTTCAAGCAATTGGGAAAAAGCAGTCCTATTCGTATAAAGAGGGAGAGAACCTAAAGGGAATTCCGCTTTTTTGGGAGGAAGCTAATCGTGATGGCACGATTGATTCCCTTGCAGAATGGAATGATGGTTGTGTTAAAGGGATACTGGGAATTTGTGCGGAGATTACTAGCTCAACTAAAGATATGGATTACTGGATTGCAGTAGCCACAACGAAAGACAAGGCAGAAGGATTTGAAACCATCACTATTCCACAATCAAAGTGGGCTGTGTTTGAGGTACATGGACCAATGCCTCATAGTATGCAAAACACGTGGAAGCAAATATATGCAGAGTGGTTCCCGAAAAGCGGCTATATCCAAACAAACTCCCCACAGCTTGAAGTGTATGGAGAAGGAAAGCCGGATAGTGAAGATTATTATTCAGAAATATGGATTCCAGTTGACAGATCATAA
- a CDS encoding BlaI/MecI/CopY family transcriptional regulator: MRINKFKVHEKGLNRFFGPLEAKIMELLWEKDELSIKKVQLYLEPDKTVSFNTVMTVMNRLTDKGFLQKRHEGRTSLYSPILTRDDFLNKQSKELTHELMDEFGSSVVVNHMLDALQNVDEGLVAKLEQKIKDLKKDR; the protein is encoded by the coding sequence ATGAGAATTAATAAATTCAAAGTGCATGAAAAAGGATTAAATCGTTTTTTTGGCCCTTTAGAAGCCAAAATTATGGAATTGCTTTGGGAAAAAGATGAGCTTTCCATAAAAAAGGTGCAATTATACTTAGAACCTGACAAGACTGTAAGCTTTAATACCGTCATGACGGTCATGAACCGTTTAACAGACAAAGGATTTTTGCAAAAGCGCCATGAAGGGAGAACATCCCTTTATTCGCCGATTCTCACTAGAGATGACTTCTTAAATAAGCAATCAAAGGAGCTTACACATGAGCTGATGGATGAGTTCGGATCTAGTGTCGTTGTCAACCATATGCTTGATGCACTGCAAAATGTCGATGAAGGTTTAGTAGCAAAACTGGAACAAAAAATAAAAGATTTAAAAAAGGATCGATAA
- a CDS encoding multidrug efflux SMR transporter, with amino-acid sequence MAWLALVGAGLFEVFGVVNMKRAAMKKWDAVVLLIIGFACSFSLLSYAMNTIPMGTAYGVWTGIGTVGSALLGMFLYGEPREAKRLLFIGLILAAAIGLKLIG; translated from the coding sequence ATGGCTTGGTTAGCATTGGTTGGAGCAGGATTATTTGAAGTGTTCGGTGTCGTGAACATGAAAAGGGCAGCCATGAAAAAATGGGATGCAGTGGTTTTGCTGATTATCGGTTTTGCATGCAGCTTTTCTCTGCTATCATATGCTATGAACACTATTCCGATGGGAACTGCCTACGGTGTTTGGACAGGAATCGGCACAGTCGGTTCAGCACTGCTCGGCATGTTCCTGTACGGAGAACCGCGCGAAGCAAAAAGGCTGTTATTCATCGGACTTATTTTAGCAGCGGCAATCGGCTTAAAGTTAATTGGCTAA
- a CDS encoding M56 family metallopeptidase has product MTRNYAIGLLLISIMISSSILIQMIWYIYSLTSNFDVGFNLFQACQALFEMFGVPFLEYILLAFVLFTILHSLWFCTIQIKKLHNLKKKMSGLAIEELSRKWNNRYETDRIQVIQSEQPFAITIGFFKPKIVLSTGLWKILSDEEIESVIYHEFHHLNQLDPGKTFIMELFAKVLWFLPILKWLAQQFSIVREVLADNYAIEKSGQRLHISSALLKMINSTQLKPASFVSFADGSVNYRIQNMIEPNTSNRIKWPLLNAAASLSIFVLLNAIFAQLLRY; this is encoded by the coding sequence ATGACGAGAAATTATGCTATTGGCCTGCTGCTGATCAGCATAATGATTAGCAGCAGTATTCTTATTCAGATGATTTGGTATATTTATTCGCTCACAAGTAATTTTGACGTTGGTTTTAACTTGTTCCAAGCTTGCCAAGCGCTGTTTGAAATGTTTGGCGTTCCATTTCTAGAGTATATTCTCCTTGCATTTGTCTTATTTACCATCCTGCATTCTCTGTGGTTCTGCACCATACAGATAAAAAAGCTGCACAACCTTAAAAAGAAAATGAGTGGATTGGCAATAGAAGAGTTAAGCCGTAAATGGAATAATCGGTATGAGACAGACCGTATTCAAGTCATCCAATCTGAACAGCCTTTTGCGATTACAATTGGGTTTTTTAAGCCAAAGATTGTCTTGTCAACCGGCTTATGGAAAATTCTATCTGATGAAGAGATTGAGTCTGTGATTTATCATGAATTTCATCACTTAAATCAGTTAGACCCAGGAAAAACCTTTATTATGGAGCTTTTTGCGAAGGTGCTTTGGTTCCTTCCTATCTTGAAATGGCTGGCACAGCAATTTTCAATTGTTCGAGAAGTACTCGCAGATAATTATGCTATTGAAAAAAGCGGACAGCGCCTGCATATATCAAGCGCCCTTTTGAAAATGATTAACAGTACTCAACTAAAACCGGCAAGTTTTGTTTCCTTTGCAGATGGCTCTGTAAACTACCGTATTCAAAACATGATTGAGCCAAATACTAGCAATCGAATTAAATGGCCGCTATTAAATGCTGCTGCATCCCTATCTATTTTCGTCCTGCTTAATGCAATCTTCGCACAATTGCTGCGCTACTAA